A single region of the Polyodon spathula isolate WHYD16114869_AA chromosome 12, ASM1765450v1, whole genome shotgun sequence genome encodes:
- the LOC121324432 gene encoding zinc finger protein 106-like — MSRERKCILCLIVYNSKREMDEHMRSMLHHRELENLKGRDCDHECRVCRVTVVGLTAYASHISSQLHKDKAEAREREDAGKGDAVEQYFDKDLIELIEKRKERIRKEDASAENSNQGDCWRRSDERLNFPESQSRRHHKGVPPRDWEWEGNSCQNIGQRNFPHPSRNQTHHSSGTRGASSCQSGSSGWHPSQGQASWHQSWQGRNWHHGGRGGFSTWKSGSRGKWRDYFQDRFHLGMHNGKKGSQHDSSMDFTSDSLSFSNAIDFSQVENQPVSKTERNNGKSSSNPPRDKTHRWAPYPPAKSQEVGSKDADSRLTEGNDPSQLPCQPLPLKNLNIRIRFRPDLSPAGEHAERSNSAPPVSSHSVGESIAKQKASARNRSRRQRSRTRNTAAETLHNQGAPSSKPEDKKSALKESEDKLKWSTRDQETNKNSYISKLRSATRQDNSLEEMLIKAKEALKCSKPKKTSDQAMEPFQLDRRPSKECETSTDWTGSRSKMSHLQDISDRDLSDSGRHNTEAHPGNAGLSHPGNSSLSYNETTEVYHLCTSNSETSVLSPSHLPSLQSVDVSTLSSYSQITGDAAQGDGERQVDSGGELTKDQPAAGFLVTDLSKLGLPASLKRDLTRHITSKNKTGSHEPNLNIARRIRDISGSRKNDSDKESGLKPTLRQLISSSGSCRNVDWDQVYQQVSRKKQEQGKGMPRFGIEMVAPTQNEQEGLDVEEASDMPYLEGYQWESICAALPTSTRKRSLSESSVVNDRSASVYSLFSDNPAGGNREEGDCIPTLPSPHGPNRDQRSQPPESERDSLSKKTSSPSLQELPCVKSEVEGTEGEAPRGPEMLSEGAAASAMGPDGSLEGDSSCTSGTEQNDSQGVGKKRRAAAEGHLSGIPSSERKNKRRKIKAKKERSQVDQLLSISLREEELNKSVYGVESSLLQARAALQAAYMEVQRLLVLKQQVTMEMSTLRTQRIEIIQGLQESYDGPHSEPMAKFEAKALPCPFRDASLHVTSQPSTTILSPFPHLTVPPASLCPPAARALPTSTPSTLIKQDPDTLDSQAGTPLTTASSDLQPGNSSLYATALECPLTSTPVQGTKPSLSVSPGFAGAVSVAGLVEGFGQVGCDSQESVSLSLEARWTKQRENCSPSQSQSSHSMKVQDNPVTRSSFLGPERPSIWAQNQLLSCQTALEEEAKQGAEGHAESTMAVPENKAGKRLKKLKKKKALRKANDGQENSDTEQDGDVSRPVRKSKPRKATKGGKVSTSTPQKGYRLGQGSEPSKAGLEQGSADSDSSLEMIELPSTQLEVVAIDSSDSGDEKRGSPKKRALPTVSTCNHTEDQKLGCDEVSSTSELVTSRKSSTNVVKTESAEGLKNSSGTVSHAQVPLLLRLLGF; from the exons ATGAGCAGAGAACGGAAGTGCATTCTGTGTTTAATTGTCTACAACTCAAAACGG GAGATGGATGAGCACATGAGGAGCATGCTGCACCATAGGGAGCTGGAGAACCTCAAGGGCAG GGACTGTGACCACGAGTGCAGGGTATGCAGGGTGACCGTGGTGGGGCTCACAGCCTATGCCAGCCACATCTCCAGCCAGCTTCACAAAGACAAGGCGGAGGCGCGGGAGAGGGAGGACGCAGGCAAGGGGGACGCAGTGGAGCAGTACTTCGACAAGGACCTCATCGAGCTTATCGAGAAGCGCAAGGAGAGGATCCG aaaggaAGATGCCAGTGCTGAGAACTCCAATCAGGGAGACTGTTGGCGCAGGTCAGACGAGAGGCTGAACTTCCCAGAAAGCCAATCTCGCAGGCACCACAAGGGGGTGCCACCCAGGGATTGGGAGTGGGAAGGCAACAGCTGCCAAAATATTGGGCAAAGAAACTTCCCCCATCCCAGCAGGAACCAGACCCACCACTCAAGTGGGACCAGGGGAGCTTCCAGCTGCCAGTCAGGCTCATCTGGATGGCACCCTAGTCAAGGGCAGGCCAGCTGGCACCAAAGTTGGCAAGGAAGGAACTGGCACCATGGTGGGCGTGGAGGCTTTTCTACCTGGAAATCTGGGAGCCGGGGGAAATGGAGGGATTACTTCCAGGATAGGTTCCACTTGGGAATGCATAATGGGAAAAAAGGGTCGCAGCACGATTCCTCTATGGATTTCACTAGTGACTCCCTGTCGTTCAGCAACGCGATTGATTTCAGCCAAGTGGAAAACCAACCAGTCTCTAAAACAGAGAGGAACAATGGGAAGAGCTCCAGCAACCCTCCCAGGGATAAGACGCACCGCTGGGCTCCGTACCCTCCAGCTAAAAGCCAGGAAGTGGGATCCAAAGATGCTGACTCCAGGCTGACTGAGGGGAATGATCCCTCTCAACTTCCCTGCCAGCCCCTGCCCCTGAAGAACCTGAACATTCGCATACGTTTCAGACCTGACCTTTCGCCGGCCGGAGAGCATGCAGAGAGAAGTAACAGTGCGCCCCCAGTGTCAAGTCACTCTGTGGGGGAGAGCATAGCTAAGCAAAAGGCTTCCGCCAGGAACAGAAGTCGGAGACAGAGATCCCGGACCCGGAACACCGCTGCCGAGACGCTCCACAATCAGGGGGCCCCTTCCAGCAAACCAGAGGACAAGAAGTCTGCATTGAAAGAATCTGAAGACAAGCTCAAGTGGAGCACTCGGGATCAGGAAACAAACAAGAACTCGTACATCTCCAAACTCCGGAGTGCCACACGACAAGATAACTCCTTAGAGGAGATGCTCATAAAGGCCAAAGAGGCCCTTAAATGCAGCAAGCCAAAAAAGACCTCAGACCAAGCCATGGAGCCGTTCCAATTAGATCGAAGGCCAAGCAAGGAGTGCGAGACTTCCACAGATTGGACTGGAAGTAGGAGCAAGATGAGCCACCTTCAGGACATCAGCGATAGGGATCTCTCTGACTCTGGACGACACAACACTGAGGCACATCCTGGGAACGCAGGCTTATCTCATCCTGGAAACTCAAGCTTATCATACAATGAAACGACAGAGGTGTATCATCTGTGTACAAGCAATTCAGAAACCAGCGTTCTCTCGCCTTCACACCTGCCATCTTTGCAGTCCGTGGATGTCAGCACATTGAGTAGTTATTCCCAGATAACTGGGGATGCAGCTCAAGGGGATGGAGAAAGACAAGTGGACAGTGGGGGTGAGCTGACGAAGGACCAACCTGCTGCAGGATTCCTGGTGACCGACCTGAGCAAGCTGGGCCTGCCGGCCTCCCTGAAAAGGGATTTGACTCGACACATCACCTCCAAGAATAAGACAGGCTCGCACGAACCCAACCTCAACATTGCCCGCCGCATCCGCGACATCAGCGGGAGCCGCAAGAACGATTCTGACAAAGAATCCGGGCTGAAACCGACCCTCCGCCAGCTCATCAGCTCCTCTGGGTCCTGCAGGAACGTCGACTGGGACCAGGTGTACCAGCAAGTTAGCAGGAAGAAGCAGGAGCAGGGCAAAGGCATGCCGAG GTTTGGCATAGAGATGGTGGCTCCTACTCAGAATGAACAGGAGGGTTTGGATGTAGAGGAGGCATCTGATATGCCGTATCTGGAAGGCTACCAGTGGGAAAGTATCTGTGCAGCTCTCCCCACCTCGACCCGGAAACGCAGCCTATCAGAGAGCAGCGTCGTCAACGACCGCAGCGCCTCCGTCTACAGTCTCTTCTCTGACAACCCAGCAGGGGGCAACAGAGAAGAGGGAGACTGCATTCCAACCCTGCCTTCTCCCCACGGACCAAACAGAGACCAACGCTCCCAGCCTCCAGAATCGGAGAGGGATTCCCTGTCCAAGAAGACCTCCAGCCCGTCCCTACAGGAGCTGCCCTGCGTGAAGTCGGAGGTAGAAGGCACAGAGGGAGAGGCTCCCAGGGGTCCTGAGATGCTGTCTGAGGGAGCTGCGGCCTCAGCGATGGGCCCTGATGGATCTCTGGAGGGAGACAGCAGCTGCACATCGGGGACTGAGCAGAATGACAGCCAGGGCGTGGGGAAGAAACGCAGAGCTGCTGCT GAGGGCCATTTGTCGGGAATCCCCAgttcagaaagaaagaacaaaagaagGAAAATCAAAGCTAAAAAAG AGCGCTCTCAGGTGGACCAGCTGCTGAGCATCTCTCTTCGGGAAGAAGAGCTGAACAAGTCTGTGTATGGGGTGGAAAGCAGCCTGCTGCAGGCACGGGCTGCCCTACAGGCTGCCTACATGGAGGTGCAGCGCCTCCTAGTGCTCAAGCAGCAG gTTACAATGGAAATGAGCACATTGAGAACCCAACGAATTGAGATCATCCAAGGACTGCAAG AGTCCTATGATGGTCCTCACTCTGAGCCGATGGCTAAATTTGAAGCAAAAGCACTGCCCTGCCCTTTCCGAGATGCCTCTCTTCACGTGACCAGTCAGCCCTCCACCACCATCCTCTCCCCATTCCCCCACCTGACTGTCCCGCCTGCCTCCCTGTGCCCACCTGCAGCACGAGCACTCCCCACCAGCACGCCGTCCACTCTCATCAAGCAGGATCCCGACACTCTGGACAGTCAGGCAGGAACCCCCCTCACCACAGCTTCATCAGACCTGCAGCCTGGGAACAGCAGCCTGTACGCCACAGCACTGGAGTGTCCGCTCACCTCCACACCGGTGCAAG GCACAAAGCCCAGTTTGTCAGTGTCTCCGGGGTTCGCTGGAGCCGTGAGCGTGGCTGGACTGGTAGAGGGATTTGGGCAGGTCGGTTGTGACTCCCAGGAGAGTGTAAGCTTGTCTTTAGAGGCTCGCTGGACCAAACAAAGAGAGAACTGCTCCCCCAGTCAGTCCCAGTCCTCCCACAGCATGAAGGTGCAGGACAACCCAGTAACCAGAAGCTCCTTCCTAGGCCCAGAGAGGCCCAGTATCTGGGCCCAAAATCAACTGCTGTCGTGCCAGACAGCCCTGGAGGAAGAGGCCAAGCAGGGGGCTGAGGGACATGCAGAATCTACCATGGCGGTGCCAGAGAACAAAGCTGGGAAGAGACTCAAGAAACTAAAAAAGAAGAAAGCTCTACGGAAAGCCAACGATGGGCAAGAGAACAGCGACACGGAGCAGGACGGGGACGTGAGCAGGCCGGTCAGGAAGAGCAAGCCCAGGAAAGCTACCAAAGGAGGGAAGGTGAGCACATCCACCCCCCAGAAGGGATACAGGCTGGGCCAGGGCTCTGAGCCCTCCAAAGCAGGTCTGGAGCAGGGTTCTGCCGATAGCGACTCCTCCCTGGAGATGATCGAGCTCCCCAGCACACAGCTGGAGGTGGTGGCCATTGATTCCTCTGACTCTGGGGATGAGAAACGGGGCAGTCCCAAAAAGAGAGCGCTCCCCACAGTCTCGACATGCAACCACACAGAGGATCAGAAGCTGGGCTGTGATGAAGTGAGCTCCACTAGCGAGTTGGTGACCAGCAGGAAGAGCAGCACCAATGTGGT taagACCGAGTCTGCTGAGGGATTGAAGAACTCTTCAGGTACTGTATCACATGCACAGGTTCCTCTGTTATTAAGGTTGTTGGGATTTTAA
- the LOC121324154 gene encoding synaptosomal-associated protein 23-like, with amino-acid sequence MADLTVEDINLRANQLTDESLESTRRMLQMAEESKETGVKTLTMLDEQGEQLNRVEDGMEQINEDMKHAEKNLTNLTKCCGLCVCPCDRARNFEVSDHYKKAWSTSTESSAKVVSNQPSSTTHNGQQTSSGGPGGPYIKRITNDAREDEMEDNLDQVGSLIGNLKNMALDMGTEIEKQNNQIDRITVKAETNKVRIDEANQRANKLIK; translated from the exons ATGGCTGACCTGACAGTGGAGGATATCAACCTGCGAGCCAATCAGCTGACAGATGAG TCCCTGGAAAGCACCAGGAGGATGCTGCAGATGGCAGAGGAG AGCAAAGAGACCGGAGTGAAAACCCTCACCATGCTGGACGAGCAGGGAG AGCAACTTAACCGTGTGGAGGATGGAATGGAGCAGATCAACGAGGACATGAAGCATGCTGAGAAGAACCTGACGAACCTGACCAAGTGCTGTGGGCTCTGTGTGTGTCCCTGCGACAG AGCGAGGAACTTCGAGGTGAGCGACCACTACAAGAAGGCCTGGAGCACCAGCACAGAGAGCTCTGCCAAAGTGGTGTCCAACCAGCCCTCCAGCACCACCCATAATGGACAGCAGACCTCCTCAGGAGGACCAGGTGGACCCTATATCAAGAG GATAACGAACGACGCCCGGGAGGATGAGATGGAGGACAACCTGGACCAGGTGGGCAGCCTCATCGGGAACCTGAAGAACATGGCATTGGACATGGGCACCGAGATCGAGAAGCAGAACAACCAGATCGACCGCATCACTGTGAAG gctgaaacaAACAAAGTGCGTATTGATGAGGCCAACCAGAGAGCAAATAaactcatcaagtag